One genomic segment of Mycolicibacterium psychrotolerans includes these proteins:
- a CDS encoding DUF4334 domain-containing protein, with protein sequence MSVLTDVLPTAPTTTADALALFDSLPAVETEFMLGTWHGAEVPTGHPLDGMLEASGWWGKRYTDSETVHPLLFPTRDGAGLWPLNPLPAFAGLGIATKIPALKNRNLSGVITALKPVLAARGPKARLRTTRYRGVDTATMIYDQLPINDVFRRLDDEAVLGAMDLRGIRAPYFFVLHRDSSLRLV encoded by the coding sequence ATGTCCGTGCTGACCGATGTGCTCCCGACCGCCCCGACGACCACGGCGGACGCCCTGGCGTTGTTCGACTCGCTCCCTGCCGTCGAGACCGAGTTCATGCTCGGCACCTGGCACGGCGCCGAGGTGCCCACCGGCCACCCCCTCGACGGCATGCTCGAGGCGAGCGGCTGGTGGGGCAAGCGCTACACCGACAGCGAGACCGTGCACCCGCTGCTGTTCCCCACCCGCGACGGCGCCGGCCTCTGGCCGCTCAACCCGCTCCCCGCATTCGCCGGCCTCGGCATCGCGACGAAGATCCCGGCGCTCAAGAACCGCAACCTCTCCGGCGTCATCACCGCGCTCAAGCCCGTGCTGGCGGCCCGGGGCCCCAAGGCGCGGCTGCGCACGACGCGCTACCGCGGCGTCGACACCGCGACGATGATCTACGACCAGTTGCCCATCAACGACGTGTTCCGCCGTCTCGACGACGAGGCCGTCCTGGGCGCGATGGACCTTCGCGGGATCAGGGCGCCGTATTTCTTCGTGCTACACCGCGATTCGTCACTGCGGCTGGTGTAG
- a CDS encoding YchJ family protein: MHPVEPCPCDSAESAARCCLPLLWGERHAGTAEELMRSRYSAFALGDADYLWRTWHPRTRPERVTIDPAVVWTGLKIIEAAGDEVEFQASYEDEGQRTGTLHERSRFAVRARRWFYVDGDVL, from the coding sequence ATGCACCCCGTCGAACCCTGCCCGTGCGACAGCGCTGAGTCCGCGGCACGATGCTGCCTGCCCTTGCTGTGGGGAGAACGGCACGCGGGCACGGCCGAGGAACTGATGCGCTCGCGCTACAGCGCCTTCGCGCTCGGCGACGCCGACTACCTCTGGCGTACCTGGCACCCGCGGACCCGCCCCGAGCGGGTGACGATCGACCCGGCGGTGGTGTGGACCGGCCTGAAGATCATCGAGGCGGCCGGCGACGAGGTGGAGTTCCAGGCGTCCTACGAAGATGAAGGCCAACGAACCGGGACGCTGCATGAGCGGTCCCGGTTCGCTGTGAGAGCCCGTCGCTGGTTCTACGTCGACGGGGATGTGCTCTGA
- a CDS encoding M16 family metallopeptidase — protein MPRPPAADAAALRRVRGDGGTVDKSTAIRRTDLPGGLRVVTEHIPHVHSASVGVWVNVGSRDEGRSVAGAAHFLEHLLFKATPTRTAVQIAQAVDAVGGELNAFTSREHTCYYAHVLDSDLALAVDLVADVVLRGQCFADDVEIERDVVLEEIAMRDDDPEDTLGDVFLSAMFGDHPVGRPVIGSVDSISAMTRTQLHSFHLRRYTPDRMVVAVAGNIDHREVVALVREHFGDRLVRGRSPVPPRKGAGRVPGRPTLQLVKRDAEQTHLSMGVRTPGRHWEQRWALSVLNTALGGGLSSRLFQQIRETRGLAYSVYSTVDTFADSGALSIYAGCLPERFDEVVRVTTDVLAEVARDGLTEEECRIAKGSLRGGLVLGLEDSASRMNRLGRSELNYGKHRTIAETLTRIDEVTLEDVNAVARQLLTRPFGAAVLGPVRNRRSLPRPLQTIAG, from the coding sequence ATGCCGCGACCGCCAGCAGCTGACGCGGCGGCGCTGCGCCGGGTGCGCGGTGACGGCGGGACGGTCGACAAGTCCACGGCCATCCGCCGTACGGATCTGCCCGGTGGCCTGCGCGTGGTCACCGAGCACATCCCGCACGTGCACTCGGCGTCGGTCGGGGTGTGGGTCAACGTCGGATCCCGCGACGAGGGCCGCAGTGTGGCCGGCGCCGCGCACTTCCTCGAGCACCTGCTGTTCAAGGCGACGCCGACCCGCACCGCGGTACAGATCGCCCAGGCGGTAGACGCCGTCGGCGGTGAGCTGAACGCGTTCACCTCGCGGGAGCACACGTGCTACTACGCGCACGTGCTCGACTCCGATCTGGCGCTCGCGGTGGATCTGGTGGCCGACGTGGTGCTGCGGGGCCAGTGCTTCGCCGACGACGTCGAGATCGAGCGCGACGTGGTGCTCGAGGAGATCGCGATGCGCGACGACGACCCCGAGGACACCCTGGGCGACGTCTTCCTCTCGGCGATGTTCGGCGACCACCCGGTGGGCCGGCCGGTGATCGGCAGCGTCGACTCCATCTCGGCGATGACGCGCACCCAACTGCACTCGTTCCACCTGCGCCGCTACACCCCCGACCGGATGGTGGTGGCGGTGGCGGGCAACATCGACCATCGCGAGGTCGTCGCACTGGTCCGAGAGCATTTCGGCGACCGGCTGGTGCGCGGTCGCTCGCCGGTGCCGCCCCGCAAGGGTGCCGGCCGGGTGCCCGGCCGCCCGACGTTGCAGCTGGTGAAGAGGGACGCCGAGCAGACCCACCTGTCGATGGGTGTGCGCACCCCTGGCCGGCACTGGGAGCAGCGCTGGGCGTTGTCGGTGCTGAACACCGCCCTCGGCGGTGGGCTGAGTTCACGTCTGTTCCAACAGATCCGGGAGACGCGCGGCCTGGCGTACTCGGTGTACTCGACGGTGGACACCTTCGCCGACAGCGGTGCGCTGTCGATCTATGCGGGGTGCCTGCCGGAGCGCTTCGACGAGGTGGTCCGCGTGACCACCGACGTGCTGGCGGAGGTGGCGCGCGACGGCCTCACCGAGGAGGAATGCCGGATCGCGAAGGGCTCGTTGCGCGGCGGTCTGGTGCTGGGCCTGGAGGATTCGGCGTCGCGGATGAATCGGCTGGGCCGCAGCGAACTGAACTACGGCAAGCACCGCACCATCGCCGAGACGCTGACCCGCATCGACGAGGTCACTCTCGAAGACGTCAATGCCGTTGCGCGGCAACTGCTGACCCGCCCGTTCGGAGCGGCGGTCCTCGGCCCGGTGCGCAACCGGCGGTCACTGCCGCGGCCCCTGCAGACCATCGCAGGATGA
- the bla gene encoding class A beta-lactamase produces MISRRGLLLGGLSLAAVAGCAASPQAPRSSDPAEPLPPVGDRIDALRRRHNAEIGLYATDLESGREIAVRDGDSYALCSTFKAYASAAILQRAQQGRLGLTGTVRVDRADIQPHSPVTELRVGTTMTLAELCQAALQQSDNAAGNLLLRTLGGPPAITEFARGAGDDRSRLDRWETALNSAVPGDPRDTGTPRALGTGFRAVLTGDVLDPAHRQQLEDWMRANETSSMRAGLPAGWSTADKTGSGGYGTTNDVGIAYGPQGQRWLLSIMTRAAGDDADAPNLRPLIGEIASVVVAELHQPQ; encoded by the coding sequence ATGATCTCGCGGCGCGGTCTGCTGCTCGGGGGACTCTCGCTGGCGGCGGTCGCCGGGTGTGCGGCATCCCCGCAGGCGCCGAGGTCGTCGGATCCGGCCGAACCGCTGCCTCCGGTCGGGGACCGGATCGACGCGCTGCGGCGCCGCCACAACGCCGAGATCGGGCTCTATGCAACCGATCTCGAGTCCGGTCGGGAGATCGCCGTTCGCGACGGCGACAGCTACGCCCTGTGCTCGACGTTCAAGGCGTATGCGTCGGCGGCGATCCTGCAGCGCGCGCAGCAGGGACGGCTTGGCCTGACCGGCACGGTGCGGGTGGACCGGGCCGACATCCAACCGCACTCGCCGGTGACCGAACTGCGGGTGGGGACCACGATGACGCTGGCCGAACTGTGCCAGGCGGCGCTGCAGCAGAGCGACAACGCCGCCGGGAACCTGTTGCTGCGGACGCTGGGCGGGCCGCCCGCGATCACCGAGTTCGCCCGCGGTGCCGGCGACGACCGTTCGCGACTGGACCGGTGGGAGACCGCGCTGAACTCCGCGGTGCCCGGCGATCCACGCGACACCGGCACGCCGCGGGCGCTGGGCACCGGCTTCCGCGCGGTGCTGACCGGCGACGTGCTGGATCCGGCGCACCGGCAGCAACTCGAGGACTGGATGCGGGCCAACGAGACGTCGAGCATGCGCGCGGGTCTGCCGGCTGGATGGAGCACCGCCGACAAGACCGGCAGCGGGGGATACGGCACCACCAACGACGTCGGCATCGCCTACGGGCCGCAGGGGCAGCGGTGGCTGCTGTCGATCATGACCCGCGCGGCGGGCGACGATGCCGACGCGCCGAACCTGCGCCCGCTGATCGGCGAGATCGCCTCTGTGGTGGTCGCCGAGCTACACCAGCCGCAGTGA
- the ald gene encoding alanine dehydrogenase, which produces MRVGVPTEIKNNEYRVAITPAGVAELVHRGHEVLIQAGAGDGSAITDTDFKGAGAQIVDTADKVWAEAELLLKVKEPIEPEYTKMRSGQTLFTYLHLAASKPCTDALLTSGTTSIAYETVQTADGALPLLAPMSEVAGRLSAQVGAYHLMRTQGGRGVLMGGVPGVAPAKVVVIGGGMAGDNAAAVAWGMGAHVTVFDLNINILRKIDAEYGGAIETRYSSRLDLETAVKEADLVIGAVLIPGAKAPKLVTNSTVAAMKSGAVLVDIAIDQGGCFEDSRPTTHDDPTFAVHDTVFYCVANMPGAVPRTSTYALTNATMPYVLKLADKGWQEACRGDGALAKGLSTHEGALLSEQVATDLNLPFTDPADLLG; this is translated from the coding sequence ATGCGTGTCGGTGTCCCGACCGAGATCAAGAACAACGAGTACCGCGTCGCGATCACACCCGCCGGCGTGGCCGAGTTGGTGCACCGCGGCCACGAGGTGCTGATCCAGGCCGGGGCCGGCGACGGTTCGGCGATCACCGACACTGACTTCAAGGGTGCCGGCGCGCAGATCGTGGACACCGCCGACAAGGTGTGGGCGGAGGCCGAACTGCTGCTCAAGGTCAAGGAGCCGATCGAGCCGGAGTACACCAAAATGCGCTCGGGGCAGACCCTGTTCACCTATCTGCACCTCGCCGCCTCCAAGCCGTGCACCGATGCGCTGCTCACCTCCGGCACGACGTCCATCGCTTACGAGACCGTCCAGACCGCTGACGGCGCGCTGCCCCTGCTCGCCCCGATGAGCGAGGTCGCCGGCCGGCTGTCGGCCCAGGTCGGCGCCTACCACCTGATGCGCACCCAGGGTGGTCGCGGCGTTCTGATGGGCGGCGTGCCCGGTGTGGCCCCGGCCAAGGTCGTGGTGATCGGCGGCGGGATGGCCGGCGACAACGCCGCTGCCGTCGCGTGGGGCATGGGCGCGCACGTCACCGTGTTCGACCTGAACATCAACATCCTGCGCAAGATCGACGCCGAGTACGGCGGGGCCATCGAGACGCGGTACTCGTCGCGACTCGACCTGGAGACCGCGGTCAAGGAGGCCGACCTGGTGATCGGCGCCGTGCTGATCCCCGGCGCGAAGGCGCCGAAGCTGGTCACGAATTCGACTGTCGCGGCGATGAAGTCGGGTGCGGTGCTGGTCGACATCGCGATCGATCAGGGCGGCTGCTTCGAGGATTCGCGCCCGACCACGCACGACGATCCCACCTTCGCGGTGCACGACACGGTGTTCTACTGCGTGGCCAACATGCCCGGCGCTGTGCCGCGCACCTCGACCTACGCGCTCACCAACGCCACCATGCCCTACGTGCTCAAGCTCGCCGACAAGGGTTGGCAGGAAGCGTGCCGCGGCGACGGCGCGCTGGCCAAGGGCCTGTCGACGCACGAGGGCGCGCTGCTGTCCGAGCAGGTGGCCACCGATCTGAACCTGCCGTTCACCGATCCGGCCGACCTGCTCGGCTGA